In Mixophyes fleayi isolate aMixFle1 chromosome 3, aMixFle1.hap1, whole genome shotgun sequence, the genomic stretch GCCGTTATTTATTCTCACCCCTTTTTCCTGTCTGCCTCTTGTTGCTGTTTTATCATTATGTATTTCaatcaaatattaaaaaagaaagaagggcatcacaatgcaacataaaagtgTACTCAATTAATCTTTGAATAGATAGAGATGGCCATGGTAGTTGACCCTCTGCATTacttaataaaaatgattatttttttggaAAACCAAGAGCCAAAAAGCAAATTATGAAAATGATAAGGATAACTACACCAATTTCCACATTTTGTGTTTGGTGAGCTGCTGTAGATGGGCGGATAGATGGTGCATAGGATGGAGCATAGGATGTTGGCCAAGGGAAATCTTGATAATTTTCTTGAACTCTCAACCTTTGGCCTATTTGGAGTTGTGCTGATTGTGGCTTAATGACGTGTCCTCTTATGTCAGTGTCCACTGCTTTCCATCGACATACTTTCTCCTTACAAGCCTCACAATGTTCCTTATCATGAGGTCCCTCTATGTCATCACTGTAAACCACAGGTGGTAAGATTACATTTCCACTATTCTTCCTATAGACCATGCTCTGGATTTTGCTGACCAGATTGCTGATGACCCGTTTACTGTTCTCTTCAGTAatctctgctttttccaacaCAGCAAAGTTACACCTCTTACATTCTTGCCTATAGATCCTCATTCTAACCGTGCCACGTCTAGAATGCTTGTCCCACCTTATCAGGAACAGAATATGTACCTGTGCTGAGTTCCACCACCGTGAACACCTTGAGCACTGGAACCTGAAATATAACAGGGGTTATGTTTTATTAAACATGTTAGAATGTTTTCCATCGAATTCCATTGTGTTTACAATAGTGGA encodes the following:
- the LOC142143999 gene encoding receptor-transporting protein 3-like — protein: MDEYTWKNMFQNELDDQGVPRVWSFCMEENLQPQQGYLQYTQCTFARFQCSRCSRWWNSAQVHILFLIRWDKHSRRGTVRMRIYRQECKRCNFAVLEKAEITEENSKRVISNLVSKIQSMVYRKNSGNVILPPVVYSDDIEGPHDKEHCEACKEKVCRWKAVDTDIRGHVIKPQSAQLQIGQRLRVQENYQDFPWPTSYAPSYAPSIRPSTAAHQTQNVEIGVVILIIFIICFLALGFPKK